A genomic window from Populus nigra chromosome 7, ddPopNigr1.1, whole genome shotgun sequence includes:
- the LOC133698779 gene encoding uncharacterized protein LOC133698779, whose protein sequence is MFGVVFPDRSFPMDISAFSQIDTFHWILDMNTFVGEAYDQVREICIFLLNSFTLPPDKALAVYIQSPGSEFQFCGAVTITRPSAVLTLNWPEPGGQLQLTGPDTAPLSAKIGVSVEDLASLPSLDVAAEKGVERVAMKVGENLFNYMQSFCGVDGSKLIVPMDILDRWFKKFRERAKRDPDFLKSFRL, encoded by the exons ATGTTCGGTGTTGTGTTCCCCGACCGCAGTTTCCCTATGGACATATCCGCTTTCTCACAAATCGACACTTTTCACTGGATCCTCGACATGAACACTTTTGTtg gTGAAGCATATGATCAAGTACGagaaatttgtatttttctcttaaaCAGCTTTACTCTTCCGCCAGATAAAGCTCTGGCGGTGTATATTCAGTCTCCAGGGTCTGAATTTCAGTTTTGTGGGGCGGTGACAATAACGCGCCCTTCGGCGGTTTTGACGTTGAATTGGCCGGAGCCTGGTGGTCAGTTGCAGCTGACAGGGCCAGATACGGCACCCCTTTCGGCGAAAATCGGGGTTTCGGTGGAGGATTTGGCATCATTGCCTTCGCTGGATGTAGCGGCGGAGAAAGGGGTTGAGAGGGTTGCGATGAAAGTTGGGGagaatttgtttaattatatgcAGTCGTTTTGTGGGGTTGATGGGAGTAAGTTGATTGTTCCTATGGATATTTTGGATAGGTGGTTTAAGAAGTTTCGAGAACGGGCGAAAAGGGATCCTGATTTCTTGAAGAGTTTTCGGTTGtag